From Amphritea atlantica, a single genomic window includes:
- a CDS encoding BolA family transcriptional regulator: MSIATEIEQRLGQALALQHLVIENESHMHSGPATESHFKLAVVADDFAGKRPVARHQLVYGALSELMNNPIHALALHLYTAAEWQQQNGEIPQSPNCMGGSKGDH; this comes from the coding sequence ATGAGTATAGCGACAGAGATAGAGCAGCGTCTGGGGCAGGCACTGGCCTTGCAGCATCTGGTGATTGAAAATGAGAGTCATATGCACAGTGGTCCGGCAACGGAAAGTCATTTTAAGCTGGCTGTTGTGGCGGATGATTTTGCCGGTAAGCGACCGGTTGCCCGCCATCAGTTGGTCTATGGGGCGCTTTCTGAACTGATGAATAACCCGATCCATGCGCTGGCGCTGCATCTGTATACTGCCGCAGAGTGGCAGCAACAGAACGGTGAAATCCCTCAGTCGCCCAACTGCATGGGTGGCTCGAAAGGTGATCATTGA
- a CDS encoding AAA family ATPase, with the protein MKQLNRMVLVNWYVLGAVEIPIKGNVAVIGPNGSGKSSLLDAIQTVLMGGNKKYLSFNASAGEKSERSLRTYCLGFMDDLGKKENARQDSVSYIALSFFDTETGKETCVGLAISASLSLPEEDVLGRFILPDFSVTLEDFTIKQDGGRLPKEWPVVRENLLKQCPEMKLEKRANRFIRELVTELSYDQQMPNDDEKFVKNFRNALKFVPINSPTRFIREFVLDENIVHVGAFRKSLDEYRAMEQKTREVYNRIVELEKVQEQCKGIDRNVKNSVEYEWVVHETRFEHADLKKEEAGERLELNQEKETTLQGDLETKSEQLNEIMQSLANTRAELNNTDSAHKVKALENSINARQHELNVVKEKIQHVYALLRSAVSFANYQQYLPENFIPVVKDSVDLWRSGEDMMAEAWPQAPVDVDNNLNRLKESVDSVRREIARRFESSVIRMNELRSEIQSQKSAVEQLKEGRAPLRRNTRELMQLLKDYGIESTPICELVDINDEKWRIAIESFLGARREALIVDPDRVKEAITLYRRKGRHLKGCRVVNTTKSHEWLNRSKPGSLAQFVDCQSDDAQAYMNRALGGVMAVETESELLKQERALTYDCMLQTEGTTTSIREEAPMMGSGGGRRQHQLQQQDRQVEQMMAEFSALNKDHEALDSLRENLIRMTAALTGVTERTFDLVNQREMLQTEIDGYRQGITDLRNQDDSGIHARITELVDAQKAAQDAQKKLMDKLQSTRTSLIKDNASLEVLDNELEEHAAARAKCEADANFDAQSAQEKRDYMDESCSGDLDRIIFESAKKAQSELSLVERKKNTVRDGVAQYKARYHGSGLSHQELDKVSEDSTHAQLAQFVDDTIQSLRDSELAEYTEKAERARLEAETSFRSDFVAHLKDQIDKIKELIRELNAHLKNRPFHREMYSFEMMPNPELKDILELVEAYTRMDQANVGSLFDFKYDEKRPHQDALAKIHEVLKDEGESSLLQDYRNFYNFELVVKDLEGNRKTTLTQRIKTGSGGEHQVPFYVAIAAAMGATYRLRESIDGVTLGGISLSVFDEAFNKLDAENTVTSLGFMSDLGLQTLIAAPDDKYSLMATTMDTIINVCRDGRIVDIDVEFPTKNGKELLNSDNPYRLIGKPEDEESGEDVEGLIPA; encoded by the coding sequence ATGAAACAGCTTAACCGTATGGTGCTGGTGAACTGGTATGTTCTGGGTGCAGTTGAGATTCCGATTAAAGGCAATGTGGCGGTTATCGGCCCTAACGGATCTGGTAAATCTTCGTTACTGGATGCGATTCAGACCGTATTGATGGGTGGTAATAAAAAATACCTCAGCTTTAACGCCAGTGCCGGCGAGAAGAGTGAACGGAGCCTGCGAACCTATTGTCTGGGTTTCATGGACGATCTGGGCAAGAAAGAGAATGCCCGACAGGATTCAGTCAGTTATATCGCCCTGAGCTTTTTTGATACTGAAACCGGTAAAGAGACCTGTGTCGGACTGGCGATCAGTGCCTCTCTTTCCTTACCGGAAGAGGACGTTCTCGGGCGTTTTATACTGCCTGATTTCTCCGTTACGCTGGAAGACTTCACCATCAAACAGGATGGCGGCCGGTTGCCAAAAGAGTGGCCTGTGGTACGCGAGAATTTGCTAAAACAGTGTCCTGAGATGAAGTTGGAAAAACGTGCTAATCGCTTTATCCGTGAGCTGGTGACCGAGCTCAGCTATGATCAGCAGATGCCTAACGATGACGAGAAGTTCGTCAAAAACTTCCGTAATGCGCTGAAATTTGTGCCGATCAATAGCCCAACCCGGTTTATCCGTGAGTTTGTGCTGGATGAAAATATAGTTCATGTGGGGGCGTTCCGTAAGTCCCTCGATGAATACCGGGCGATGGAGCAGAAAACCCGGGAGGTTTACAACCGCATCGTTGAACTGGAAAAGGTTCAGGAACAGTGCAAAGGGATCGACCGTAACGTTAAAAACTCAGTTGAGTATGAATGGGTGGTGCACGAAACCCGGTTTGAGCACGCGGACCTGAAAAAAGAGGAAGCGGGAGAGCGTCTCGAGCTTAATCAGGAGAAAGAGACGACTCTGCAGGGGGATCTGGAAACCAAGAGCGAACAGCTCAATGAGATCATGCAGTCCCTGGCTAACACCCGTGCGGAGCTGAATAATACCGACAGCGCGCATAAGGTTAAGGCGCTGGAGAATTCAATTAATGCCCGTCAGCATGAGCTGAATGTGGTCAAAGAAAAAATTCAGCATGTCTATGCCCTGCTGCGCTCCGCTGTCAGTTTTGCCAACTATCAGCAATATCTGCCAGAGAATTTTATTCCGGTGGTCAAAGACTCTGTTGATTTGTGGCGCTCCGGTGAGGATATGATGGCGGAAGCCTGGCCGCAGGCACCGGTGGATGTTGATAACAATTTAAATCGGTTGAAAGAATCGGTCGACTCGGTACGCCGTGAGATCGCCCGCCGGTTTGAATCTTCCGTTATCCGCATGAATGAGTTGCGCAGTGAAATTCAGAGTCAGAAAAGTGCGGTTGAGCAGCTGAAAGAGGGGCGTGCGCCGCTGCGACGTAATACCCGTGAGCTGATGCAACTGCTCAAGGATTACGGTATCGAATCTACGCCGATCTGTGAGCTGGTGGATATTAACGATGAGAAGTGGCGTATTGCCATTGAGAGTTTCCTCGGCGCCCGTCGGGAAGCGCTGATTGTCGATCCTGACCGGGTTAAAGAGGCGATCACGCTGTATCGCCGTAAAGGGCGTCATCTGAAGGGCTGTCGGGTGGTTAACACCACCAAATCCCATGAATGGCTCAACCGTTCCAAACCCGGCTCGCTGGCGCAGTTTGTCGACTGCCAGAGTGATGATGCTCAGGCCTATATGAATCGTGCCCTGGGCGGGGTGATGGCGGTTGAAACTGAGAGTGAACTGCTGAAACAGGAGCGGGCGCTGACCTATGACTGCATGCTGCAGACAGAGGGGACGACGACCTCGATTCGTGAAGAAGCGCCGATGATGGGCAGTGGCGGAGGCCGCCGTCAGCATCAGTTGCAGCAGCAGGATCGTCAGGTTGAGCAGATGATGGCTGAGTTCAGTGCACTGAATAAAGACCATGAAGCACTCGATAGTTTACGCGAAAACCTGATTCGCATGACTGCTGCGCTGACCGGCGTTACCGAGCGTACCTTCGATCTGGTGAATCAGCGGGAGATGCTGCAAACTGAGATTGACGGCTATCGTCAGGGTATTACCGATCTGCGTAATCAGGATGACAGTGGCATACACGCGCGGATTACTGAGCTGGTTGATGCGCAGAAAGCGGCTCAGGATGCACAGAAGAAGCTGATGGATAAGCTTCAGTCGACCCGTACCAGCCTGATCAAAGACAACGCCTCGCTTGAGGTGCTGGATAATGAACTGGAAGAGCATGCAGCTGCCAGAGCAAAATGCGAAGCCGACGCTAATTTTGATGCACAGTCTGCTCAGGAAAAGCGAGATTATATGGATGAGTCCTGTTCCGGTGATCTGGACAGAATTATCTTTGAATCGGCTAAGAAGGCACAGTCTGAACTGAGCCTGGTGGAGCGTAAAAAGAATACCGTGCGTGACGGTGTCGCCCAATATAAGGCGCGCTATCATGGTTCCGGCCTGAGTCATCAGGAGCTGGATAAGGTGAGTGAGGATTCTACTCACGCGCAGTTAGCGCAGTTTGTTGATGATACTATTCAGTCGCTGCGTGACAGCGAGCTGGCTGAATATACTGAGAAGGCTGAGCGGGCGAGACTGGAAGCGGAGACCTCATTCCGCTCTGATTTTGTAGCGCACCTGAAAGATCAGATCGATAAGATTAAAGAGCTTATCCGGGAGTTGAATGCCCACCTGAAAAACCGCCCATTCCATCGTGAAATGTACAGCTTCGAGATGATGCCCAATCCGGAACTCAAGGATATTCTTGAGCTGGTAGAGGCCTACACTCGGATGGATCAGGCGAATGTCGGTTCACTGTTTGATTTCAAATATGATGAAAAACGTCCCCATCAGGATGCACTGGCCAAGATTCATGAGGTGCTTAAAGATGAGGGGGAAAGCAGTCTGCTGCAGGATTACCGTAACTTCTATAATTTTGAGTTAGTGGTTAAAGATCTTGAGGGGAATCGTAAGACAACCCTGACTCAGCGGATTAAAACCGGTTCCGGTGGTGAGCATCAGGTGCCTTTTTATGTGGCGATCGCCGCAGCGATGGGGGCAACCTACCGACTGCGGGAGAGTATCGATGGTGTGACGCTGGGGGGCATTAGCTTGTCAGTATTCGATGAAGCGTTCAATAAGCTCGATGCCGAAAACACCGTAACCTCACTGGGCTTTATGAGTGATCTGGGACTGCAGACGCTGATTGCGGCTCCCGATGATAAATACTCGCTGATGGCGACTACCATGGATACCATTATCAACGTCTGTCGTGACGGACGTATTGTCGATATCGATGTGGAGTTTCCGACTAAAAACGGTAAGGAGCTGCTGAACTCGGATAACCCTTATCGTCTGATCGGCAAGCCTGAAGACGAAGAGAGTGGCGAAGATGTTGAGGGGCTGATACCGGCCTGA
- a CDS encoding DUF3422 domain-containing protein, with the protein MSVTANLRLEMHSMRESLYEEMHSRPFQVIPSPARISHLSVLCSEAQKDEQFRHLQQLCEMLGGRVPEQDEPCFQQQFDKLKVRREKHMEFVSYTFIWLGGHHRDPFAETGISHLPEGWLNGICGEVVAAFHMSVEDVRKIGEPTIPEVKSHFEAMRLVGSQPSQGAAQVWTSYRMHSDGFGRFLIYNREMSDSQLGRLIQRLLEIESYRLMTLMGLPMARSIGPQLQQMDQQLAELTQILSSEQYDDANCRDERQLLSRLTHLAARVEAYRASSTFRFNATNAYQDLVMQRLADLREDEVSGHLTLQEFITRRMIPAVRTCKATAGRLEDLSRRIDRVSDMLRTQVELSIQGQNQELLSSMDRRSQIQLMMQHTVEGLSVAAISYYAIGLVKIFIGVLYDQGLDINKSLSLGIAMPLVIIAVALITRRIHSKFSKLAADSADH; encoded by the coding sequence ATGTCTGTCACTGCCAATCTTCGGCTTGAAATGCATTCAATGAGAGAATCTCTCTACGAAGAGATGCACTCAAGACCGTTTCAGGTTATTCCCAGTCCTGCCCGGATTTCTCATCTTTCAGTGCTGTGTAGTGAAGCGCAGAAAGATGAACAGTTCCGTCACCTGCAGCAGCTTTGTGAAATGCTGGGTGGTCGGGTGCCGGAGCAGGATGAGCCGTGCTTTCAGCAGCAGTTTGATAAGCTTAAGGTGCGGCGTGAAAAGCATATGGAGTTTGTCTCCTATACTTTTATCTGGCTCGGTGGGCATCATCGTGATCCATTTGCTGAAACCGGCATCAGCCATCTGCCGGAAGGGTGGCTGAACGGTATCTGTGGTGAGGTTGTGGCGGCCTTTCATATGTCGGTAGAAGATGTTCGTAAAATTGGTGAACCCACTATTCCCGAGGTAAAAAGCCACTTCGAAGCGATGCGTCTGGTGGGTAGTCAGCCTTCACAGGGGGCTGCGCAGGTGTGGACCAGTTACCGGATGCACAGTGACGGCTTTGGCCGGTTCCTGATCTATAACCGGGAGATGAGTGACAGTCAGTTGGGACGTTTGATTCAGCGGCTTCTGGAGATCGAATCCTATCGGCTGATGACCCTGATGGGGTTACCGATGGCTCGCTCAATCGGTCCGCAACTACAGCAGATGGATCAGCAGTTGGCTGAGCTGACACAGATTCTCTCCAGCGAACAGTATGATGATGCCAATTGTCGCGATGAGCGACAGTTGCTTAGTCGGCTGACCCATCTCGCCGCGCGGGTTGAGGCCTATCGCGCCAGTTCTACGTTTCGCTTTAATGCCACTAATGCCTATCAGGATCTGGTGATGCAGCGTCTTGCGGATCTGCGGGAAGACGAAGTGTCTGGTCACCTGACATTGCAGGAGTTTATTACCCGGCGAATGATTCCGGCGGTGCGCACCTGTAAGGCAACCGCGGGACGCCTTGAAGATCTGTCACGCAGAATAGACCGGGTCAGCGATATGTTGCGTACCCAGGTTGAGCTGTCGATTCAGGGACAGAATCAGGAGTTGTTAAGTTCAATGGACCGGCGCTCACAAATTCAGCTGATGATGCAGCATACGGTTGAAGGGCTTTCCGTGGCAGCGATCAGTTATTACGCTATCGGTTTGGTAAAGATTTTCATCGGTGTGCTGTATGATCAGGGGTTAGATATCAATAAGAGTCTCTCGCTGGGAATCGCTATGCCACTGGTCATTATTGCTGTGGCGCTGATTACCCGGCGGATTCATTCCAAATTCAGTAAGCTGGCTGCCGATTCGGCAGACCATTGA
- a CDS encoding DUF4194 domain-containing protein, translating into MLGDLQKIIGRSDQYQEEDFVRAANMLLVNQFLYAERSGHRDSYFLVASHVDYFVNLFAAIGWTLIYQPDEAYLGILPKGEERFMRLKLDESLFLLCLRQQYEQKLESFDVEAGRAYISTDELLTLYENLTGREIPNETRLKELLSLFSRHGVIERGKPHETDPKNIPLTINPAIRQVVVEDYIGQLEALCEERDEELPAKVAVVASENAAEPDEAEADDAPADDVVAGESEGDVEKAEDGVSAAPDADAEPQLNNVLAAPEETN; encoded by the coding sequence ATGCTGGGTGATCTGCAGAAAATCATCGGTCGCAGCGATCAGTATCAGGAAGAGGATTTCGTCCGGGCCGCCAATATGCTGCTGGTGAACCAGTTTCTCTATGCTGAGCGTTCCGGGCACCGTGACAGTTATTTCCTGGTTGCATCCCATGTGGATTACTTTGTGAACCTCTTTGCCGCCATCGGCTGGACACTGATCTACCAGCCGGATGAAGCCTACCTGGGAATTTTGCCCAAAGGTGAAGAGCGCTTTATGCGTCTTAAACTGGATGAGTCACTGTTTTTGCTCTGTCTGCGCCAGCAATATGAGCAGAAACTGGAATCTTTTGATGTTGAGGCCGGACGTGCCTACATCAGTACCGATGAGTTACTTACCCTGTATGAAAACCTCACCGGACGGGAGATTCCCAATGAAACCCGTCTGAAAGAGTTGTTATCGCTGTTCAGTCGTCACGGTGTAATTGAGCGGGGTAAACCCCATGAAACCGATCCTAAAAATATTCCGTTAACCATCAATCCGGCGATTCGTCAGGTTGTGGTAGAGGACTATATCGGTCAGTTGGAAGCGTTGTGCGAAGAGCGGGATGAGGAACTGCCTGCGAAAGTCGCTGTGGTGGCCAGTGAGAATGCTGCAGAGCCAGATGAGGCTGAAGCGGATGATGCACCCGCTGACGACGTTGTTGCCGGGGAATCTGAGGGGGATGTTGAAAAAGCTGAAGACGGGGTGAGTGCTGCACCGGACGCTGACGCTGAACCACAACTAAACAACGTGCTGGCTGCACCAGAGGAGACAAACTGA
- a CDS encoding diguanylate cyclase, producing MPELDIRTLLIVTALISMGSAVALIYLWRSQTHPNGSGFWAAGMSCIAAASILITERGNIPDFLSLVCANSLYIIGFVLILRGIRVFTGRPPLLFFDFALPPLSAALFYYFNYIDQNLNIRIIVISSGFAMICFAIVQTLLSDKNASWRSAGLATATLFGLFGLSHGFRGAIALLSPFEHPFMSPSTSSSLVFLGGIFILGGSAISLILLTQASLEAKLRIVSLAVEHSASSVIITDTSGSIRYVNPALTEKTGYLLTELIGKKPRILRSGETSPEEYSALWKKLAAGSTWRGVFHNRKKNGELFWEMASISPVKQTNGSISHYVSVQEDITALKNAEERILHMANHDVLTGLPTLRLSKDRLIRALAVAKRNKAKVAICFIDLDGFKAVNDTLGHNAGDHVLKETAARLSSCVREVDTVARVGGDEFWILLTEIQDRDSVRMVAEKVVKTVSTPYQVESAELNISASIGISLYPDHGQDPEKLIRLADQAMYETKRQGKNSYAFADSVIHDDSTLPTEKKPVYHPV from the coding sequence ATGCCTGAATTAGACATCCGGACGCTACTCATTGTCACCGCCCTTATCTCTATGGGCTCGGCAGTGGCCCTGATTTATCTCTGGCGATCTCAAACTCATCCGAATGGGTCAGGCTTCTGGGCCGCGGGTATGTCCTGCATTGCTGCAGCCAGCATTTTAATCACTGAACGCGGCAATATCCCTGATTTCCTCTCTCTTGTATGCGCTAATTCACTGTATATAATCGGATTTGTACTTATTTTGCGGGGCATTCGCGTGTTTACAGGGCGCCCTCCATTATTGTTTTTTGATTTCGCCCTTCCTCCCCTGAGCGCCGCGCTCTTCTACTACTTCAACTATATTGATCAAAATCTGAATATCAGAATAATCGTTATCTCCTCCGGGTTTGCAATGATCTGCTTTGCCATTGTGCAAACGCTATTAAGCGATAAAAATGCGTCCTGGAGATCCGCAGGGCTCGCCACGGCGACTCTCTTTGGTTTATTTGGTTTATCTCATGGATTCAGAGGTGCAATTGCACTGCTATCACCTTTCGAACATCCGTTTATGTCTCCGAGCACTTCATCATCGTTAGTATTTCTAGGTGGGATATTTATCCTTGGAGGCAGCGCCATATCGCTAATCCTGTTAACTCAGGCGAGTCTGGAAGCGAAACTCCGGATTGTGTCACTTGCTGTTGAGCACTCAGCATCCTCTGTGATCATTACTGATACGAGCGGATCAATTCGATATGTAAACCCAGCCCTCACAGAGAAAACCGGATATTTACTGACAGAGCTCATTGGGAAAAAGCCGCGTATTTTACGTTCAGGCGAGACATCCCCTGAAGAGTATTCTGCGCTCTGGAAGAAACTCGCTGCCGGAAGTACCTGGCGAGGCGTATTTCATAACCGTAAAAAAAATGGCGAACTCTTTTGGGAAATGGCGTCAATATCACCCGTAAAACAAACCAATGGAAGTATTAGCCACTACGTTTCGGTTCAGGAAGATATAACCGCCCTGAAAAATGCCGAAGAACGCATTCTCCATATGGCTAATCATGATGTATTAACCGGGCTTCCGACATTGCGGCTTTCTAAGGATCGCCTGATAAGAGCCCTCGCCGTCGCGAAAAGGAATAAAGCCAAGGTAGCCATCTGTTTTATAGATCTTGATGGTTTTAAGGCAGTAAATGACACCCTCGGTCACAATGCTGGCGACCATGTACTGAAAGAAACGGCCGCAAGGCTTTCTTCCTGCGTACGGGAAGTTGATACCGTTGCCCGTGTAGGGGGGGACGAATTCTGGATTTTACTGACCGAAATTCAGGACAGAGACAGCGTTAGGATGGTTGCTGAGAAGGTGGTAAAAACTGTCAGCACTCCGTATCAAGTTGAATCTGCTGAGTTAAACATCAGCGCGAGTATTGGAATTTCTTTATACCCTGACCATGGACAGGATCCTGAGAAACTCATCAGACTGGCAGACCAGGCGATGTACGAAACAAAGCGTCAGGGGAAAAACAGTTATGCGTTTGCTGATTCGGTTATCCATGATGACTCAACGCTACCGACCGAAAAAAAACCTGTATATCATCCCGTATAG
- a CDS encoding YcaO-like family protein: MMIPGKDAPLDDSILHMRARLQALGFEVEESQWLNPLPNVWSVHLQECSNPQLFSHGKGASRDAALASALGEFFERLSCNYFFADYYLGDSVASGAFVHYPNERWFPVSGNTLPDGLLDEPTLLHYNMDGELKAAMLVDTNSGNRARGICAIPFERQRTGDQVWMPVNIIGNLYVNNGIAAGNTVYEARVQALSEIFERHIKNTIISSGISLPDIPQRVQNRYPATVEVIEALRGQGYVVLVKDASLGGKFPLVNVSLINPLDGGCFASFGAHPKFEVAFERAVTELLQGRKLDQMDGFPLPGFDITAVADQDNLEAHFIDSTGAVAWDLFSIETDYDFTEWDIEGDTQAEFEQLCHLIHKVDMDIYIADFEHLGVYSCRIIVPGMSEVYPVDELVWNNNNTGIDLRRSLLRLPALTEAEAENLLVKLEEGGFADRQRVADIIGILPDPSTVWSTLRVGELKCLLNLKLGELQEALSWSEWIQRSDYTQGERAILYRCLHQCLSFRLDVDHSLDRYRGLLNQIYGAQRVVDVLEMIDGHGVFSGLPESTLELEGFVQHHNLLSAYARLQQAKRSD, from the coding sequence ATGATGATTCCTGGAAAAGATGCACCACTGGACGATTCAATTCTTCATATGAGGGCTCGTCTGCAGGCGCTGGGTTTTGAGGTTGAAGAGTCGCAGTGGCTCAACCCTCTGCCGAATGTCTGGTCTGTCCATCTCCAGGAGTGCAGCAATCCGCAGCTCTTCAGTCATGGTAAAGGGGCCTCCCGGGATGCCGCGCTCGCTAGTGCGCTGGGTGAGTTTTTTGAGCGGTTGAGCTGCAACTATTTCTTCGCTGATTATTATCTGGGTGACTCTGTTGCCAGTGGCGCATTTGTGCATTACCCGAATGAGCGATGGTTTCCGGTTTCAGGTAATACTTTGCCGGATGGATTGCTGGATGAGCCAACGCTGCTGCATTACAACATGGATGGCGAACTGAAGGCTGCGATGCTGGTGGATACCAACTCGGGAAACCGGGCGCGGGGTATCTGCGCAATTCCCTTCGAGCGTCAGCGCACCGGTGATCAGGTATGGATGCCCGTTAATATCATTGGCAATCTGTATGTTAACAACGGTATTGCTGCCGGTAATACCGTGTATGAAGCACGGGTTCAGGCGCTCTCAGAAATATTTGAGCGGCATATAAAGAATACCATCATATCTTCGGGTATCAGTTTGCCGGATATTCCCCAGCGGGTGCAAAACCGTTATCCCGCAACCGTTGAGGTGATTGAGGCGTTGCGTGGTCAGGGCTATGTGGTGCTGGTAAAGGACGCTTCACTGGGAGGTAAGTTTCCGTTAGTGAATGTCTCGCTGATCAATCCATTGGATGGCGGCTGTTTTGCATCATTCGGAGCGCACCCTAAATTTGAGGTGGCGTTTGAGCGGGCGGTCACTGAACTGCTGCAGGGACGTAAGCTGGATCAGATGGATGGCTTTCCGTTACCAGGCTTTGATATTACCGCTGTTGCTGATCAGGATAACCTTGAGGCTCATTTTATTGATTCTACGGGTGCTGTTGCCTGGGATCTGTTTTCTATCGAAACGGATTACGATTTTACCGAGTGGGATATCGAAGGTGATACTCAGGCGGAGTTTGAGCAGTTGTGCCACCTGATTCACAAGGTCGATATGGATATCTATATCGCTGATTTTGAGCATCTTGGTGTTTACAGTTGCCGGATTATCGTGCCCGGCATGTCTGAGGTCTATCCGGTAGATGAGCTGGTATGGAATAACAATAATACCGGGATTGATCTGCGGCGGTCGTTGTTGCGCTTGCCTGCACTGACAGAGGCGGAAGCTGAAAACCTGCTGGTTAAGCTGGAGGAGGGGGGCTTTGCTGATCGGCAGCGGGTAGCCGATATCATCGGTATCCTGCCTGACCCGTCTACGGTCTGGAGTACATTGCGTGTTGGTGAACTGAAGTGCCTGTTGAACCTGAAACTGGGGGAGTTGCAGGAAGCGCTCAGCTGGAGTGAGTGGATACAGCGGTCTGACTATACGCAGGGGGAGCGGGCTATCCTGTATCGTTGTTTACACCAATGTCTGAGTTTTCGGCTTGATGTCGATCATTCGCTAGACCGCTATCGCGGCCTGCTGAATCAGATCTACGGTGCACAAAGGGTAGTTGATGTGTTGGAAATGATTGATGGGCATGGAGTGTTTTCCGGGTTACCTGAGTCAACACTTGAGCTGGAGGGCTTTGTTCAGCACCATAATTTATTGTCGGCCTATGCGCGTCTGCAACAGGCGAAAAGGTCTGACTGA
- a CDS encoding ABC transporter ATP-binding protein translates to MDQPHYNWRYIFSVALEYRPLLIKANLIALLATCASVPLPLLMPMLVDEVLLNQPGTLVSWCNAVFPQGWQGPVLYITAILILTIVLRAAALVFNVWQGRQFSIIAKEVIYRIRAGLLQRLKRISMAEYESLGSGSVSSHFITDLDTVDRFVGASVSRLLIALLTIIGTAVVLVWMNWQLALFILLLNPLVVWLTMTIGKQVKELKKRENRAYEQFQGSLTEVLEAIYQIRAANRENHYLQGLIGDARSLRDHSTRFEWRSEAANRFSFMVFLVGFDMFRALSMGMVVFSDLSIGQMMAVFGYLWFMMGPVQEVLGIQYAFYGAKAALQRINRLVELDEEPDYPHLKNPFKDRTTVAIELQDIHFSYIDGQEVLRGLSLKIDEGQKIALVGASGGGKSTLVQVLLGLYQSKRGRVLFGGVPVEQIGLDRVRENVATVLQHPALFNDSVRGNLTLGREYTDQQLWQALAVAQLEPFVRHLDSGLDTMVGRQGVRLSGGQRQRLAIARMVLTDPKVVILDEATSALDAETEFNLHRDLASFLRGRTTIIVAHRLSAVKQADHVYVFEDGQVAEQGDHDELLQQNGLYARLYGQHQH, encoded by the coding sequence ATGGATCAGCCTCATTATAACTGGCGATATATTTTCAGTGTTGCGCTGGAATACCGGCCTTTATTGATAAAGGCTAACCTGATTGCCCTGTTGGCAACCTGTGCCAGTGTGCCGCTGCCGCTGTTAATGCCGATGCTGGTGGATGAGGTGCTGCTTAATCAGCCGGGAACGCTGGTAAGCTGGTGTAACGCTGTTTTTCCTCAGGGCTGGCAGGGGCCGGTGCTATACATTACCGCAATACTGATACTGACCATTGTGCTGAGGGCTGCGGCTCTGGTGTTTAATGTCTGGCAGGGGCGGCAGTTTTCCATTATTGCGAAAGAGGTTATCTATCGTATCCGGGCCGGATTGCTGCAGCGACTGAAACGGATCTCAATGGCTGAGTATGAGTCACTGGGGAGTGGTTCGGTCAGCTCCCACTTTATTACTGATCTGGATACCGTTGACCGCTTCGTTGGTGCTTCGGTCAGTCGCTTGCTGATCGCACTGCTGACCATTATCGGAACCGCTGTGGTGCTGGTCTGGATGAACTGGCAGCTGGCGCTGTTTATCTTGTTACTTAACCCGCTGGTTGTCTGGCTGACGATGACCATTGGTAAGCAGGTTAAAGAACTGAAAAAACGCGAAAACCGGGCCTACGAACAGTTTCAGGGTAGTCTCACCGAGGTGCTCGAGGCGATCTATCAGATTCGTGCAGCCAACCGGGAAAATCACTATCTCCAGGGGCTGATCGGTGATGCCCGCTCGCTGCGAGATCACTCCACCCGGTTTGAATGGCGCAGCGAGGCGGCCAATCGCTTTAGTTTTATGGTGTTCCTGGTTGGTTTTGATATGTTCCGGGCGCTGTCGATGGGGATGGTGGTGTTTTCCGATCTCAGTATTGGTCAGATGATGGCTGTATTTGGCTATCTCTGGTTTATGATGGGGCCGGTGCAGGAGGTATTGGGAATTCAGTATGCTTTTTATGGGGCGAAAGCGGCTTTACAGCGTATTAACCGGCTGGTTGAGCTGGATGAAGAGCCTGACTACCCCCACCTGAAAAACCCGTTTAAGGATAGAACAACGGTTGCCATAGAACTTCAGGATATCCATTTCAGCTATATCGATGGGCAGGAGGTACTGCGGGGTCTGTCGCTGAAAATAGATGAGGGTCAGAAGATTGCTCTGGTGGGGGCCAGTGGCGGGGGGAAATCAACTCTGGTGCAGGTGTTGCTGGGGTTGTATCAGTCGAAGCGGGGGCGGGTGTTGTTTGGTGGGGTGCCCGTTGAGCAGATCGGTCTGGATCGGGTGCGGGAAAATGTCGCCACGGTGTTGCAGCATCCGGCGCTGTTTAATGATTCAGTCCGGGGTAATCTGACGCTTGGGCGCGAATATACTGATCAACAGCTCTGGCAGGCTTTGGCGGTGGCGCAGCTGGAACCTTTTGTGCGCCACCTTGATAGTGGTCTGGATACGATGGTGGGGCGTCAGGGCGTCAGGTTATCAGGAGGGCAGCGGCAACGGCTGGCGATTGCCAGGATGGTGCTGACTGACCCGAAAGTGGTGATTCTGGATGAGGCAACCTCTGCGCTGGATGCGGAGACGGAGTTTAATCTGCACCGCGATCTGGCGAGTTTTTTGCGGGGGCGTACCACCATCATTGTTGCTCACCGTTTGAGTGCTGTAAAACAGGCTGATCATGTCTATGTGTTTGAAGATGGTCAGGTAGCAGAGCAAGGGGATCATGATGAGCTGCTGCAGCAGAACGGACTCTATGCCCGTTTATACGGTCAGCATCAGCACTGA